Proteins from one Penicillium digitatum chromosome 2, complete sequence genomic window:
- a CDS encoding Homeodomain-like: MPHAVSALRVTPLLRFVSRLFSIRPAQSARKRQGKFFLFCSDALRLNLSRGMAPINLDDVIHYRPPAKKPYFKPFRAPGSHDRIHSQIPLDRPAPAHPFLSSQHWHSTLPFSGHAPYLQSHFHASSEADTLLAPNELAEEVTIDSSNEFDMDFLNAFSERDASVAISNIRTATRELPDDVSSSDVGQGLSDQRHDDFQGDEHHENNVTSSSQDIIQGGGLEQSTPLYSTSVRDGLCIPVAEEKILRRTEAYENADEATMEGDILPHSNPTIDIAEGNIMDNGQVFDHAGQEKQSTPTDLLPGDAGIEADKLGLKPAACVIGKSMPAEKFNRQPVSESHVVIGQEKDRAAAHDKEGELQRRDAESLSASPKLHQNKTLARSIPPTFQDSEKQSPCSPTEEVTRFCPVLDQPSVVIPNCRFQERGTNDSVSITRMASSNRKRDRDEYISDDSSDDPDGPDDADYVDESGEDAHGNNVPIHRLKRAKRPAVQLQPRPPRQNTKSLLVDGAVQSKVAADQPSPTSLHDIETIPIRGFLTRQISLSRVIYSVTFEEQAEHSCSQRSGRATSHYENKIGSQHSKQPPQKGPRAGKTTGPTRFLSKDDQLLIELKEERSLPWKRIAKYFPGRSEGSLQVRYCTRLKGRKAGNSGHSGRSSNVRNESSYRGTPCKAVQAAGGKSKGTEEGVSRPRYGPPRRRQTVDRYSPV; this comes from the exons ATGCCGCATGCAGTGTCGGCCTTGCGCGTGACTCCTTT GCTGCGCTTTGTCTCACGACTCTTCTCCATTCGACCTGCCCAAAGCGCTCGGAAGAGGCAGGGGAAG ttctttctcttctgttCTGATGCATTGCGTCTGAATCTTTCTCGCGGCATGGCACCGATCAATCTGGACGACGTCATCCATTATCGTCCGCCTGCTAAAAAACCATATTTCAAACCGTTCCGGGCACCCGGCTCCCACGATCGTATCCATTCACAGATACCTTTGGATAGACCCGCGCCGGCCCATCCGTTTCTATCCAGCCAGCACTGGCATTCGACTCTTCCATTCTCGGGACATGCGCCGTACCTTCAAAGTCATTTCCATGCATCTAGTGAAGCCGATACGTTATTAGCCCCCAACGAGCTTGCGGAAGAAGTGACCATTGACAGCTCGAATGAGTTTGACatggatttcttgaatgccTTTTCGGAAAGAGATGCAAGCGTTGCTATATCGAATATACGCACGGCGACTCGAGAATTGCCGGATGATGTTTCCAGCAGTGATGTAGGGCAAGGTTTATCCGACCAGCGTCACGATG ACTTCCAAGGTGACGAGCATCATGAGAACAACGTGACATCTTCGTCTCAAGATATTATCCAGGGGGGAGGTCTTGAGCAATCCACACCTTTATACTCTACATCGGTCCGTGATGGCCTCTGCATCCCGGTGGCGGAGGAAAAGATTCTACGCCGAACAGAAGCATATGAAAATGCAG ACGAAGCCACGATGGAGGGAGACATTTTGCCACATTCGAACCCGACAATAGATATAGCAGAAGGCAATATAATGGACAATGGCCAAGTTTTTGACCATGCGGGCCAGGAAAAGCAATCCACTCCAACGGATTTGTTGCCTGGAGATGCTGGAATTGAAGCAGACAAATTAGGGTTGAAACCGGCAGCTTGCGTTATCGGGAAAAGCATGCCGGCCGAGAAGTTCAACAGACAGCCCGTTTCCGAAAGTCATGTGGTTATTGGCCAGGAGAAAGACAGGGCTGCAGCTCATGACAAAGAAGGCGAGCTACAGCGTCGTGATGCGGAGAGCTTGTCAGCATCTCCAAAACTTCATCAAAATAAAACATTGGCGCGTTCAATCCCACCCACATTTCAAGACAGTGAGAAGCAGTCGCCATGCAGCCCAACAGAGGAAGTTACAAGATTCTGTCCAGTGTTGGACCAGCCGTCGGTCGTCATCCCCAACTGCCGTTTCCAAGAGCGAGGAACGAATGACTCTGTCTCAATAACACGAATGGCCTCTTCGAACAGGAAGCGAGACCGGGATGAGTATATATCTGATGACAGCAGCGATGACCCTGATGGCCCTGACGATGCGGACTACGTGGACGAAAGTGGTGAAGACGCACATGGAAACAACGTTCCTATCCATCGATTGAAAAGAGCAAAGCGACCTGCCGTGCAGCTTCAGCCTAGACCTCCCCGGCAGAACACTAAAAGTCTCTTGGTCGACGGGGCAGTTCAATCCAAAGTGGCCGCTGATCAACCTTCCCCAACAAGCTTGCACGATATCGAAACGATTCCTATCCGAGGTTTTCTTACGCGACAGATATCTTTGTCAAGGGTCATCTATTCAGTTACTTTTGAAGAGCAGGCAGAGCATTCCTGCTCTCAGAGATCAGGCAGAGCTACTTCACATTATGAAAACAAAATTGGCAGTCAGCATTCCAAGCAACCCCCTCAGAAAGGGCCCCGCGCTGGGAAAACGACCGGGCCAACCCGATTCCTGTCTAAGGACGACCAGCTTTTGATTGAATTGAAGGAAGAGCGAAGCCTGCCATGGAAACGAATCGCAAAGTATTTTCCTGGAAGGTCAGAAGGCTCCCTCCAGGTGCGCTATTGCACACGCCTCAAGGGCCGCAAGGCTGGAAATTCTGGGCATTCTGGACGGAGTTCCAACGTGAGGAACGAATCTTCATATAGAGGCACACCTTGCAAGGCAGTTCAAGCCGCGGGTGGCAAGAGCAAAGGCACCGAAGAAGGTGTGTCAAGACCGCGATACGGTCCACCTCGGCGCAGGCAAACGGTGGACCGCTATTCCCCGGTTTGA
- a CDS encoding Membrane transport family protein encodes MSNVDEDIGHTVVHFLYTGGYETVSSPLDEGTSDLAREYKRSVLVYHASRTWGLTDLENLAKQKMQHLDEEVPILEMLRVMRDVFSSLPADENWLPGYIQGNLQRLLKPDDPGLGLCEFYNILGQDHQFDNAVMKMILKILSIRLFHMKDQREESPLQGPTPPEPEPTPEEPEPVPEETYPEPDWPEPVSDWPEPIPDGPESVPEEPEPTPEETYFEPDWPEPVPDELPAEGDSEQWTIPQVPADADGWPRASLLPGETPKTEILQEAPDQGHILQLESDLQQLQPGNQTIYFLFVDSYGKVY; translated from the exons ATGTCTAATGTTGATGAAGATATTGGGCATACAGTGGTGCACTTCTTATATACAGGCGGCTACGAGACAGTCAGCTCGCCTCTTGACGAAGGCACATCGGATCTCGCCAGAGAATACAAGAGGAGCGTTCTAGTCTACCATGCGTCAAGGACTTGGGGCCTGACTGATCTTGAAAACCTTGCTAAGCAAAAGATGCAGCACTTAGATGAGGAGGTTCCTATTCTTGAAATGCTACGGGTCATGAGGGACGTGTTTTCAAGCCTTCCCGCAGATGAAAACTGGCTTCCAGGTTACATCCAAGGAAACCTGCAGCGATTACTAAAGCCTGATGATCCAGGGCTTGGTTTATGCGAATTTTACAATATTCTCGGTCAGGATCATCAGTTTGATAATGCAGTGATGAAAATGATTCTCAAGATACTATCTATTCGCTTATTTCATATGAAAGATCAGCGCG AAGAATCTCCTCTTCAAGGGCCTACCCCCCCAGAGCCTGAGCCTACCCCCGAAGAGCCTGAGCCTGTTCCCGAAGAGACTTATCCTGAGCCCGACTGGCCTGAACCTGTCTCCGACTGGCCTGAACCTATCCCCGACGGGCCTGAGTCTGTCCCCGAAGAGCCTGAGCCTACCCCCGAAGAGACTTATTTTGAGCCCGACTGGCCTGAACCTGTCCCCGACGAGCTCCCCGCTGAAGGAGATAGCGAACAGTGGACCATCCCCCAAGTGCCTGCTGATGCTGACGGCTGGCCGCGCGCTTCTTTGTTACCTGGAGAAACGCCTAAGACCGAAATACTACAAGAGGCTCCTGATCAGGGCCACATA TTGCAGCTTGAGAGTGATTTGCAGCAGCTTCAGCCAGGCAATCAAACCATTTACTTCCTGTTCGTAGATTCGTACGGTAAAGTATATTGA
- a CDS encoding STYKc: protein MKPQDRFFSEGQGYFGPRENPMTETHCNVWDWDRLRMIKVKGTAKLFPPDEDVEIPILAQFADYLSPEVCAITVDDDGLLAGVSTDPEEDDTPFVAYLPFSMAESLADCRTIQYSKLQELGRLGPGVDLSSYKDEFGTPQKVAFKFNPMEKPQRLQMAWDELNLLKSLPPHPNIVPFDRIVLEDLESRVIGFTTKYISGGTLDNTKVPFRFEWLQQLTQLVDFLNLELGIMHQDIAPRNLLIDPDTNKILLFDFDRAAYGKKRLLDGRDDLTGVVFTLYELITNDTHFTSIPHWNRNLDMVQSISEWTCNRELDSDVSTFRNFLNEWVAARKSDGDMERYLNAPNRLTWPDLPTAPDYNVPFELGKTLHGEPIWTTGPRFRRTAMEKGQYCFRWERPPQSSLLSKVKNGVH, encoded by the coding sequence ATGAAACCTCAAGACAGATTCTTCTCCGAGGGCCAAGGCTACTTCGGCCCAAGAGAAAACCCCATGACCGAAACTCATTGCAATGTCTGGGATTGGGATCGACTGCGAATGATTAAGGTCAAAGGCACCGCCAAGCTATTTCCGCCCGACGAGGACGTTGAGATTCCAATTTTGGCACAATTCGCTGATTACCTGTCGCCGGAAGTCTGCGCAATAACAGTCGACGACGATGGACTCCTTGCTGGAGTCTCGACCGATCCGGAAGAGGATGATACTCCATTTGTTGCATATCTTCCGTTCTCAATGGCTGAATCTCTCGCCGACTGCCGTACAATCCAGTACTCTAAACTTCAGGAGCTCGGTCGGCTTGGACCAGGTGTTGATCTCTCATCATACAAAGACGAATTCGGCACTCCTCAAAAGGTTGCCTTCAAATTCAACCCCATGGAAAAGCCCCAGAGACTACAGATGGCCTGGGATGAACTCAATCTTCTAAAAAGTTTGCCGCCACATCCTAATATAGTACCGTTTGATCGTATTGTTCTCGAAGACTTGGAATCTCGTGTGATTGGATTCACAACGAAGTATATTTCAGGTGGAACTCTCGACAATACAAAGGTGCCTTTCCGATTTGAGTGGCTGCAACAGCTTACCCAACTCGTGGATTTCCTAAACCTGGAATTGGGAATCATGCATCAAGATATTGCACCCCGAAATCTGCTTATCGATCCCGACACAAACAAGATCCTTCTCTTCGACTTCGATAGGGCCGCATACGGAAAGAAACGCTTGCTGGACGGTCGAGATGATTTGACTGGTGTTGTATTCACATTATACGAGCTCATCACCAACGATACACATTTCACGAGTATTCCTCACTGGAATAGAAACTTGGACATGGTGCAGAGTATCTCGGAATGGACTTGTAATCGCGAGCTGGACTCTGATGTATCGACATTCCGCAACTTTTTGAATGAGTGGGTAGCAGCGCGAAAATCAGACGGGGATATGGAACGATATCTCAACGCACCCAACCGGCTTACATGGCCGGACCTACCAACCGCGCCCGACTACAATGTACCCTTTGAGCTGGGCAAAACTTTGCATGGAGAGCCAATTTGGACAACGGGCCCGCGCTTTAGACGCACGGCGATGGAGAAGGGGCAGTATTGTTTTCGCTGGGAGAGGCCACCACAGAGCAGCTTGTTGAGCAAGGTCAAAAATGGCGTGCACTAG
- a CDS encoding NADPH--cytochrome P450 reductase: protein MMAQMDTLDYVVLVALLVGSVAYFTKGSYWAVQKDPYASSAATLNGAAKSGKTRDIVEKMEETSKNCVIFYGSQTGTAEDYASRLAKEGSQRFGLKTMVADMEDYDYENLDKFPDDKIAFFVLATYGEGEPTDNAVDFYQFFTGEDVAFESGASAEDKPLSSLKYVAFGLGNNTYEHYNAMVRQVDTALTKLGAQRIGTAGEGDDGAGTMEEDFLAWKEPMWAALSDAMNLQEREAVYEAVFSVVEDDERSPEDESVYLGEPTASHRDGRAKGPYSAHNPYIAPIIESSELFTVKDRNCLHMEISIAGSNLSYQTGDHIAIWPTNAGVEVDRFLEVFGIAEKRHSVINVKGIDVTAKVPIPTPTTYDAAVRYYMEVCAPVSRQFVSTLAAFAPDEESKAEIVRLGNDKDYFHEKITNQRFTIAQALQSITSKPFSAVPFSLLIEGLNKLQPRYYSISSSSLAQKDKISITAVVESVRLPGASHIVKGVTTNYLLALKQEQNGDLSPDPHGLTYSITGPRNKYDGIHVPVHVRHSNFKLPSDPSKPIIMVGPGTGVAPFRGFIQERAALAAKGEKIGKMVLFFGCRKSDEDFIYKDEFKKFQDQMGDSLKIITAFSREGPEKVYVQHRMKENAELISELLKQKANFYVCGDAANMAREVNLALGHIIAQQRDLPAEKGDEMVKHMRSSGSYQEDVWS from the exons ATGATGGCCCAAATGGATACACTCGATTATGTCGTCTTGGTGGCCCTCTTGGTGGGTAGCGTTGCCTACTTCACCAAGGGTAGCTACTGGGCCGTCCAAAAAGATCCATACGCCTCCTCGGCCGCCACCCTGAATGGAGCCGCCAAGAGCGGCAAAACCCGCGACATCGTGGAGAAGATGGAGGAGACAAGCAAGAACTGTGTCATCTTCTATGGCTCCCAGACTGGTACTGCAGAGGATTACGCATCTCGACTCGCCAAGGAAGGCTCCCAGCGCTTCGGACTGAAGACTATGGTCGCCGACATGGAGGACTATGACTACGAGAACCTGGACAAATTCCCTGATGACAAGATCGCATTCTTCGTGCTGGCTACATATGGCGAGGGCGAGCCTACCGACAACGCCGTGGATTTCTACCAATTTTTCACCGGCGAGGACGTCGCTTTTGAGAGTGGCGCCTCCGCCGAAGACAAGCCTCTGTCCTCGTTGAAGTATGTCGCATTCGGCCTGGGCAACAACACTTATGAACACTACAATGCCATGGTCCGTCAGGTTGATACCGCTCTGACAAAACTTGGTGCGCAGCGCATTGGAACTGCTGGCGAGGGCGACGATGGCGCTGGAACCATGGAAGAGGATTTCCTGGCCTGGAAGGAGCCGATGTGGGCTGCTCTGTCAGACGCCATGAATCTCCAGGAACGTGAAGCTGTCTACGAAGCCGTCTTTTCCGTtgtcgaggatgatgagagATCCCCGGAGGACGAGTCCGTCTACTTGGGAGAGCCCACTGCCTCCCACCGGGATGGTCGCGCTAAGGGTCCCTATTCCGCGCACAACCCCTACATTGCCCCGATTATCGAATCCTCGGAACTGTTCACTGTCAAGGACCGTAACTGTCTGCACATGGAAATTAGCATTGCCGGTAGCAACCTCAGCTACCAAACTGGTGATCACATCGCTATCTGGCCCACGAACGCGGGTGTCGAGGTTGATCGTTTCCTCGAGGTCTTTGGTATTGCGGAGAAGCGCCACTCGGTGATCAACGTCAAGGGTATTGATGTCACGGCCAAGGTCCCTATTCCCACCCCAACCACCTATGATGCCGCTGTCCGCTACTACATGGAAGTGTGCGCCCCCGTCTCCCGTCAGTTTGTCTCAACCCTCGCTGCTTTTGCTCCTGATGAGGAGAGCAAAGCCGAGATTGTCCGCTTGGGTAACGATAAGGACTACTTCCACGAGAAGATCACCAACCAGCGCTTCACCATTGCTCAGGCGCTCCAGAGTATCACGTCTAAGCCGTTCTCTGCCGTACCTTTCTCGCTGCTCATTGAAGGTCTCAACAAGCTCCAACCCCGGTACTACTCTatctcttcctcatcctTGGCCCAAAAGGATAAGATCAGCATCACCGCTGTCGTCGAGTCTGTTCGTCTGCCAGGTGCCTCGCACATTGTTAAAGGTGTCACCACCAACTACCTTTTGGCTCTTAAGCAGGAGCAGAACGGTGACCTGTCCCCCGATCCTCACGGCCTGACCTACTCGATCACCGGTCCTCGCAACAAGTACGATGGTATCCACGTGCCTGTCCATGTTCGTCACTCTAACTTCAAGTTGCCTTCCGACCCGTCAAAGCCTATCATCATGGTTGGTCCTGGTACTGGTGTCGCGCCTTTCCGTGGTTTCATCCAGGAACGTGCTGCTCTTGCTGCCaagggagagaagattggTAAAATGGTTTTGTTCTTTGGATGCCGCAAGAGCGACGAGGACTTCATCTACAAGGATGAATTCAAG AAATTCCAAGATCAAATGGGTGACTCCCTGAAGATTATCACAGCCTTCTCCCGCGAAGGACCCGAGAAGGTTTACGTCCAGCACCGCATGAAGGAGAATGCCGAGCTCATCAGCGAGCTGCTAAAGCAAAAGGCCAACTTCTATGTCTGTGGTGATGCTGCCAACATGGCCCGTGAGGTCAACTTGGCCCTTGGCCACATCATTGCCCAGCAGCGGGATTTGCCCGCTGAGAAGGGCGATGAGATGGTCAAGCACATGCGTAGCAGCGGCAGCTACCAGGAGGACGTCTGGTCATGA